Within Lolium rigidum isolate FL_2022 chromosome 5, APGP_CSIRO_Lrig_0.1, whole genome shotgun sequence, the genomic segment ccgggtgcttcctctagcacatacccggaatatgatccatcttcgtaccacgaaggtgcttcttcatgggcaccatggggttgatctccacttaggccaaaagcctaagcttggggggaggtataccggcatcactcattctttacatattatggttgctggatacttgtacatacttgtttagtttctttgagtggttttctaatgagaggaagatgatatttggggaagtgctgcctgaaaacagattctggactgttactaaaaatattcgtgcgcacagccagaacgttattttgagctgccaatttttgtgcatgttccccaggttgttatctaactttcattagttgaacacttttcgagctgagcaacggaagatttttgtaaaaatcgatttctgtactgctgtcaggttttggcagatttctgccatcttgcttttctgtgtttcttttagttttcattttcttgttcttgcgttGTTTCTTTCCtataacacaaaaagaccaaaaatatttctgttgtttctcttcaccatttgtttattttggtttcttgcatttgtttcgctttattttctattgctagttcgctataagaaaacccaaaaagattttgctttgtttgcttgcttccttttattcttgttctcaaattcgaaaacactaaaaatatttgctgttattctttggtttgtaaagttctttatgagttcaatggtattcggtggctggagcgtggttttcatttcatattatccaagctacacaagtgaaaaggcaataatgacaatATTTGACAatttgattgtggtgagaggctggtatgaactctatttgttttcatttttgtacatatactcatccatgtgagcatgcttagttggttcatgtgaggtatatgtcatttaagaaagtctagtagttcatgatctctcatgtttagctccaatttattaatatgagtagcatgtcatggatgtttgcttgcattgttttattcatagataggtatgatattgtggtatcctcctctgaataattcgtttgaattaacttggcacatgctcacgcatgcatatgactcgaacaaaagtcaattaagcctcgatgatttacattgcttcgagttcggtatcacttttatgcatcggttaatttattttgccgcaagcatgattatgacgattctatcgctctcttgatttgtcgctccctagtcttttgctagccttcacttgtacttgagcgggaacgctgctcgtgcttccaaacacatgaaaaccaagttattccgagtgtccaccataaatacctatgcatggcatttcaaaccattccaagtaaattctcatgcgctacctttaaaccttcaaaatgcttctcaatttgtgttaatgtttcatagctcatgaggaagtatgtggtgtttaactttcaaccttgtcatttactcttgacggactttcatatggactagtggcacatccgctcatccaataattttgcaaaaagagctggcaatggggttcccatccccaattaatcaaccttcattaataattctcttcacatgttttgctctgattcatcagtagcaacttaattttgcaaatagacactcctccatggtatgtgattgatggaaggcacccgaggattcggttagccatggcttgtgtaagcaaaggttgggggagtgtcacccataataaaactaaaatacgtgtgtaaacaaaagagaagagggatgatctaccttgcttcggtagagataacgtccttcatgggagccgctcttgaaagtccggttggcgaggtagttggtgtacccattaccattcgttgacaacaacaaacacctctcaaaacaattttactctcgtttaacaaatgaaaagctctagcgcatgttaatccctgcttccctctgcgaagggtcaatcttttacttttatgttgtgtctccatcctttctttgagcactttcttgagagcacaactcgtcattctcgatgtaatatgcttgtctcaaaatatgattgattgtagtataactttgatgcttttatatttgacaatcactatttctagtctttctatgaacttagaGGTGCCtgaacatttatgttttgcttgatcaaatatgggcaagcgagataccactctatcatactcttttatgaacattgcaatcctgcttatatacatgattcatgatgcttattattaattgtttgtacctttccatgattgacatagtcgttagatgatcttatttgcatgtatcttattatgaactgcctaagtgttagccatagcatgagaatatttacatcatatgaacaaatgtgttcgtgaaagttcttttatcgctcagttgttaatctgaattgcttgaggacaagcaataagctaagcttgggggagttgatacgtccaaaacgtatccactttcccgaacacttttgctattattttgcctctaatttgtgtattttggatgcaactaacacggactaacgctgttttcgacagaACTGTTCAGTGTCTCGCTTTTGtgtgaaatccaactttcagggaaaACCTCGGAATATATACGTAAGGCCCTATTTTTCcgtgaagactcacggagccgaagggcaagtcaggtggagacccgagggccccacaccctagggcggcgcggcctgggagggcgcgcggccctagcgtgtggcccctcggccggcctccgacgcccctccttcggactacttatcgccttcgacctaaaaacgcacggagagaagtcgaagtcgccaaaaccctccgtaacgccgccacatcgcgaaactccgtctcgggagccgaagtctccgttacggcactcagccgggacggggaattggaggagatcatcgccatcatcaccaccgacgcctctccatcgaccagccatgtttcccccatccatgtgtgagtaattcccctgctgtaggccgaaggggatggtagggattggatgagattggtcatgtaatagtataagattgttagggcatagtgcctagtgtccgtaattggtactttgatgatattgttgcaacttgttatgcttaatgcttgtcactagggcccgagtgccatgatctcagatctgaacatgttattatttcatcatgatattcattgtttatggtcttacctgcaagttgtatacacatgtcgttgtccggaaccaatgaccccgaagtgacgtaaatcgggacaaccggaggggatggtagtgatgtgaggatcacatgtgttcacggagtgttaatgctttgctccggtattctattaaaaggagtaccttaatatccagtagattcccttgaggcccggccgccaccggctggtaggacaaaagatgttgtgcaagtttctcattgcgagcacgtacgactataattggaacacatgcctattgattgctttgtacttagacaccgttttattattatctgcaaatgccctgcttgattgttacatgagtttctctcatccatgcaacgcccgttatccgtccccgtgcctacagtattttaatcctgctgtttactataattactactgctgtctctgttactctgctactgttatttcactaccgccatcgctataaaactgttactatcgataaacttttgcgagcaagtctgtttccgagtgcagctgaattgacaactctgctgttaaggctttcaagtattctttgtctccccttgtgtcgaatcaataaattgagttttactacccgcgaagactgctgcgatcccctatacttgtgggtcatcagggactAAAATTGGACTTAATTAAGAGTTTGAAGGCAGATTTAGACCAAAACAGAGTTAAGGGACCAAAATTAGACTTTTCCAAAACTCGAGAGACCAAAAGTGCATTTAACCTCCAATTTTAACAAACAATATGTGGTTAGGAGAGAGAAAAATACACAGAGTTGGTTGTCTACTTTTAAATATAAGCTACCACGTGTTAGTTGTTCGAGATGATCTACCTGTGGGCCGGATCCCACATAATTTTATTCATGATTCCCCTACCAGCATGGAAACAATCTTTTTACCAGAAAGAGACCGAGTTGAAAAGTAAAACACGGTTATATGGAGGTTAGAAActgtaaaaaaaaaagaacaacatCTACACCTttaaaatgcatataatatgaacaACATCTTTCAACCGGTGCGAGTTGTCCGTGCTTCAGGCACAACCACTGCGTACTACTCTTTTTTCCATCGCCCTACGACCATCCAATGTTTTTAATCCATACTATCATCTTTTTTCATCGTCTCACGATTAGCGCTTCCCTCTTTTCCAACTCCTTCTTTTTGAGTACCGGAAATACAACCTCTAATAGCAAAAGCTATTTTGAAATGTTTCAAACAAGTGATTTTATGCTTTTATCCTTCTGTCTTTCCCTCACAGAGTTTGATCCTTTCACTTTTGCTACTTCTTACCACAATTTagatccctcttaagaaaggatatcTCGTTCGTGTTTTTTCGCGACGAAATAGCTCTACTTTTTTCAGCCATACTTATAGGCGTTGGAAACAAATTCTGAACCATGGCGCTACATTACCACTTTTATGTTTCTATATCAGTGCTTCCACATGGTACGTCAGTTCAAATGCTTTAACAAACAATCTAATCGCTGCGGCAAACTTCCTAGTATAACTGAAATTGGTAATATAACAGGTCAACAAGTAAAGTGTGTCACAAGCTTCAACGGTACGGCCATCATACAAGTGATTTCGGACTGGACTGTCTAGATATAAGGACATGTAAGTGACATCAGACAGGATATTGACAGCGCAAGCAATACAAGAACATGATGACAAAGGCCAATGGAGCAGCCACCCGATCCAACATCTGCTGGGACGTCCAGCCAGTGCTACCTgcacctcctccaccttcacctgaTGACACCATGTCCCTCGCAATGTTGCTTCTGCATTTATCAAAACATGCTAAATTAATAACTTGCTACTAATAGTTAACTGTAAACTAACTATTTTTATCAAGCTAAAACAAAACTGTCTCGAAACCTTTTTTCCATGCTGGCTTCCCACTTCCCAAGTGCCTCGTTCAGCTCGACCTTGGCCTTCGAAGGATCAGGGGTGCCCGAGCCCTTGCAGTGAATCCTGACGTAGATATTGATCAGCTCTTCCTTAATCTTCTCCTTTTGCATCTCAAGCTGCTGCAGTTTAAGAGTTCATTTCAAACAATTGGCAATCTTGTTTGATGTTTTACTTAGTAAATAAATACTAGTCCCAACTTCGGCACGTAAGGTGAAAAATACTTGCAACTAGTTCATTCAGGGATGCTGCCTGCTTCGTAATGACACCAATTTTGACAAATGAATTGCCACAAAAGATAAAACGCATTGCTTTTCTTTGACAGTCCTCGGCATATTTGATAGCTTAACTTGTAAAGGTACTGACGAACCAACCGCCTAATCAGCAGCTTACACGCAGAGATTAAGTCACCTGGTTCGCTCTCTTCGATTAAACTGTGACGAAACTACCACAAACCCCGTGCACACCATCCCTGTGATCAATAGTAAAGTGtgcagataaataaaaacattacGTGCTCATCTTAAAGTACTCCGTAGAAGAATAATCACACTGATCCAAGGAAGTTTAGGAAAGACCACTATATAGTAACCCAGACCACAGGAAAAACACGTCTTTTTATTAAATAAGTAAATGCTCACTTCCAGAATGATCCTAAAGAATAGATTCTTCTGATCCTAAGCATGAATACTGTAGATTTGGTGTTTACTGCAGAATCAATTAATGATCTTATCAATCAGCATTCCAAAGCGGTCACTCAACATTCGGATTTCAGAGATGTTCCGACTTGTTTGTTTCTCTTTCATCAGTAGGCATAAAATTATGTCATCTTTCACTCATACACAAACAAAGCATTTGACATCCCAAACAAGGCAGTATTAATCTATTAATAAAAAAGTTGTTTGTTTCTCGATGATGTATCAGCTAGGGTACTGTAGAAAGAGAATATCTGGACAATTGCCACACACCAAATCGTGGCGCCGGGTGCATGTATTTATACACGAATCATATACAATGTACAAGGAAGGTTTTAGAAACCTGAACCTATTCAGCTAGCATCGTGCTATACATGGATTCAGTTGCAACATCTTGCAAGCCA encodes:
- the LOC124656819 gene encoding uncharacterized protein LOC124656819; this encodes MAIFRQAVRLLRRRSTLEAAGSPLLGSRSTAVGLAHLRSARLSHPPPSTASSRFLSTNEPSSSRVDSQLEMQKEKIKEELINIYVRIHCKGSGTPDPSKAKVELNEALGKWEASMEKRSNIARDMVSSGEGGGGAGSTGWTSQQMLDRVAAPLAFVIMFLYCLRCQYPV